The Lysobacter enzymogenes DNA segment CACCTGCGCCACCGCCGCCGCGACCGCGGTCGCCGGCCCGTCGCTGCTGTTCGCCAACCCCGCCTTCGCCGCCGCCAACGGCCACGACACCGTCGTCCACCTGTTCCTGCGCGGCGGCCTGGACGGGCTGAACCTGGTGGTGCCGATCGACGGCGCCGACCGCACGTTCTACGAACAGGCGCGGCCGAACCTCGCCATCGCCGCGACCGGCGCGTACGGCGCGTTGCCGCTGACGCTCGCCAGCGGCGGCGGCACCGGCTTCGGCCTGCATCCGTCGGCGAGCGGCCTGCGCGACCTGTGGGTGTCCGGACGCATGGCGATCGTGCATGCCTGCGGCCTGCTGACCAGCGTCACCCGCAGCCACTTCGACGCCCAGCTCTACATCGACCTGGGCACGCCCGGCGCGCAAGGCATCGGCAGCGGCTGGATGGCGCGGGCGATGAACACCCAGCCGGGCCTGGACGGCAGCGAGCGGGTGCCGGCGCTCGGCGTCGCCGCGCGCCAGCCGGCCGGACTGCTGTCGTCGGTGCAGGCGTTGACGATGGCCAGCCCGTCCGACTTCGCGCTCAATGCCGGCGCGTGGTCGTGGCAGATGGCGCGCGCCGGCGCGCCGACCGGCTTTCGCGGCGTCAACGAAACCCTGTCCGACTTGTGGGGCCGTACTTCGCCGCTGGAACTCGGCGGCCAGCGCGCCGACCGCGCGCTGCAGGTGATCGCCACCCAGAGCTACAGCGCGCTGCCGGCCGGCTGGCCGACGGGCACGTTCGCGCAGCAGTTGTGGACCATCGCCCAGTCGATCCAGTTCGACCTCGGCCTGCGCTACGCCACCCTCGACCTCGGCGGCTGGGACACCCACGACGGCCAGGGCACCGCCGGCAGCGGCTATCACTACTACCAGAACAAGATCGCCGAACTCTCGCAGGCGCTGTCGGCGTTCCACGCCGCGCTGGAAGCCAGCGGCCACGCCGGCCGCGTGACCGTGGTGGTGCAGTCCGAATTCGGCCGCCGCGTGCGCGCCAACGCCAACGGCGGCACCGACCACGGCTACGGCAACCCGGTGCTGGTGCTCGGCGGCGCGGTCAACGGCCGGCGCTTCTACGGTTCGTGGTCGGGCCTGGATCCGGAAATCCTGTCGCCGCACTTCGGCGACGTGCCGGTCACCACCGACCATCGCCAGGTGCTGTCGGAGCTGCTGGTCAAGCGCATGGGCAACAGCAACCTCGCCACGGTGTTTCCCGGCTACAGCGGCTATGCGCCGATGGGGATCGTGCGCGACGTCGGCGCGCTCGCGCCGGCGCCGAAACCGGCGCCGGGCGCGCGCCGTTTCGGCGCGGCGCCGGTGACCGCACCGGCAACGGCGCAGGAACCGGACCTGATGCAGCGGCTGATGCGCTACGTGCAGGAACTGGTCGACTGAGCCGCGGTCGCGGCCCCGCGCGCGTCGGTCCGCCGGCGTCGCGCGCGCGCCTGCGCCGGGTTCGCCTCAACCGCCGTGCGACGGCGTAAACACGCCGCGGAAACGCATCCGCCCCGAGGCCAGCCGTTCGTAAGCCTCGGCGGCCTGGTCGAGCGCGAACGTCTCCACGATCGGCTTGACCTTGCCCTGCGCCGCCAACTCCAGCACCTCGCTCAGATAGCGCTGGCCGCCGTGGGTCGAGC contains these protein-coding regions:
- a CDS encoding DUF1501 domain-containing protein, encoding MTTRRDFLKGTCATAAATAVAGPSLLFANPAFAAANGHDTVVHLFLRGGLDGLNLVVPIDGADRTFYEQARPNLAIAATGAYGALPLTLASGGGTGFGLHPSASGLRDLWVSGRMAIVHACGLLTSVTRSHFDAQLYIDLGTPGAQGIGSGWMARAMNTQPGLDGSERVPALGVAARQPAGLLSSVQALTMASPSDFALNAGAWSWQMARAGAPTGFRGVNETLSDLWGRTSPLELGGQRADRALQVIATQSYSALPAGWPTGTFAQQLWTIAQSIQFDLGLRYATLDLGGWDTHDGQGTAGSGYHYYQNKIAELSQALSAFHAALEASGHAGRVTVVVQSEFGRRVRANANGGTDHGYGNPVLVLGGAVNGRRFYGSWSGLDPEILSPHFGDVPVTTDHRQVLSELLVKRMGNSNLATVFPGYSGYAPMGIVRDVGALAPAPKPAPGARRFGAAPVTAPATAQEPDLMQRLMRYVQELVD